A window of Aerosakkonema funiforme FACHB-1375 genomic DNA:
AAAAAGAAGAGGAAAAAGGGAAAATAAATTCTCCCGCTCTCCCACTTTCTTTTTTGTCATCCTCCTTAAGAAATATTTTATTCAGTATTTCCACTATAATAATTACTTTAACTTTACATATCGATACGTAAATACACAATCGAGCCTAGTGTCTAATTCGTTTCGTCTTTGACTTCCCTGCTGACTCAGAGACGACCGGATGCAAGGAACTCTGAGCTTTTTCTTACGTCGATTATCTTCGTGCTATTCCAGCATACTCCATTGCTGCGTTGTCCCATTTTTCGCAGCGAACATGGAGTTAGGATAGCAACGAACTTCGATCTCAGTAGAGATACTGCAATTTGAATTCATCTTTACTAAAACTTTAAAGTTTTTTCCTTGTTCTTTATCAGTACTTGACGCCATAAGCTAAAACTTTCAGGCATTATAAATGCAACACACCTAAGTGCAAGGTTGCACCCGCACGATAAACCAGATTTACGTATTGCACTGAGAGAATGGGAGATCTACAAATGCTGGGATTGAAAAATTTAGAAAAAGTTTTACCGCCAGTGAGACGCTACCAGTGTAAAGAAGCTGAAATCGGCAGCAGTTATCTCCTTGAAGATTTGACCGTCAGGCGTCTAGCGAGCCACTTTGGCATTGGCTGTGTTGCCGACCCGGAAGAAGCATCCATGATGTCGCAACTGATGGGGTTACCGGTGATCGGCCATTCTGTTTGGGTGAGATGTACCGATTGCCTAGAAGTAGGTAAAATTTACGAAGGTTATTTGCAAAGCACGCACCAGTACGAAATGCCGCAACTAAAGGTGCAGCATTAACCCCATAAATCAATTAAAAATTAAAAACTTTATCTAAATTCACGTTAAGATACAATCCCTACATATCTACACAGTAGCTTAGGGAATGTCAAAATGACTCCTACACTTTTTGGCCGTTGGCAAACTCGTTTATTACTGTTCGGCACTGTGGGTCTGGCGATAACATTGCCCTTTGCTTTGGGCATTATCGGCTCTGGTGCCGACTCTACTTATTTTTGGGTAATTGGATATATTACAGTTTTTGGTTTGGGCTGGGATATTGTTTATAACTATCTACAAAAGTTCCGCTGGGATAGAGATTGGCCGGGAGCGTTTCAATTGGTGGCTGGTATCTGGGAAGCTATATTTTTTATATTAATTGTCAAAATTTTACGCTTGCCTCTACCTGGGGTTACAAATATAGATATCGCTTCTTTTCTGGGACACTACAGTTTGGTATGGTTGGGTGTTTATTTAGCTTCTCAATCAATTATGCGAATTTTATTTCCCCGTTGGCGTTTTCGGGGCGGACAGTGGCTGTAATAATTTTAGATTTTAGATTTTGGATTTTAGATTTTGGATTAGCTTTAGACCCAGCTGCATAAATTTCAGATTTTGTTGTCGATCGACCTGTCCCAACATCAGGCGAGCGCTCGATTCGGTAACAAAAATTTACTCAGCCACCGTTTGCTGCGATACTGGTAACTAAGTACCTTGGGCGGTAGACTGAGGGCAGGGTTGTCAACGACAAATCGGATATCATTTCACTCGATTACTGTAACACTCCTAACAGTCGCCTTTGAGGAAACTATGCACGCAGTCATCCAAGTCCTGATTGAAGTTCTCATAGTGATTGGACTTTCCCGACTGGTGGGATTGGGATTTCGCTGGCTCAAGCAACCTTTGGTAATTGGCGAAATTGTCGCTGGAATTATGCTGGGGCCATCTCTGTTAGGTTTGGTTGCTCCAGATTTAGCGGCCTCACTTTTTCCAGTTGAAACAGAACCTTATCTGTTTGTATTGTCGCAGGTCGGACTGATCTTTTTCATGTTTTTGATCGGGCTAGAGTTAGACCCAAAATACCTCAAAGGTAATTTAGATATCGCGATTCTGACTTCCCACGTCAGTATTTTGACGCCCTTTTCACTGGGAAGTTTACTAGCCCTGCTGCTTTATCCCCTACTTTCTAATGCGAGCGTATCCTTTACCGCCTTTGCCTTATTTTTAGGTGCGGCAATGTCGATTACGGCTTTTCCGGTACTGGCGAGAATTATCACGGAAAACAATTTGCAAGGAACGCGCTTGGGAACTTTGGCGCTGACTTGTGCGGCGGTGGATGATGTGACGGCTTGGTGTTTGTTGGCCCTGGCGATCGCAGTCACTCGTACTAATAGTATGGCAGGTGCAGTGCCAACTATTTTGGAATCCCTACTTTACATCGTATTTATGATGACGGTAGGGCGTTGGTTATTGAAACAGTTGGCTACTCACTACGAACGCAAGGGACGCTTAAGCCAATTTCTTTTGGCTTGGATTTATATGGCTGTTGTTGCTTCGGCTTTAATTACCGAATTAATAGGGATTCACTTAATTTTCGGGGCATTTTTATTGGGAGCGGCAATGCCAAAAAATGCTGGATTAGTAAGGGAATTAGCAGAAAAAACCGAAGATTTTGTCCTCATATTTTTACTACCAGTATTTTTTGCTTATAGCGGTCTGAGAACAGAAATAGGCTTGCTCAATCGTCCTGAATTGTGGCTACTTTGCTTAGCTGTTTTGGCAGTGGCTATTATTGGCAAATATGTTGGTACTTATCTAGCAGCAAGAGTTTGCGGTATCGATAACCGGGAAGCTTCAGCACTGGGTTGGTTGATGAATACTCGCGGTTTGACTGAATTAATTGTGCTAAATATCGGTTTGAGCTTGGGTACGATCTCGCCTTTGCTGTTCACTATGCTGGTGATAATGGCATTGGTAACTACGTTTATGACTTCGCCTTTGCTGGAATGGACTTATCCGAAAGAGCTAATTAGATTAGATGTCATCAAGGCAGAACCTGCGATCGCTATCCCTACCGAAGCAGTTCAACCAACCTATCGAATTTTAGTACCCGTCGCCAATCCCAGCACGCAAAAAGGTTTGCTGCAAGTAGCAGCAGCGATCGCAGGAAAAAAATTGCAACCTGCGATCGTTCATCCCCTCAGCTTGATCGAATTAGAAGAAGATTATTTATTTCAAAGTACGCCGCTTGAAGCAGACAGGTTAATACAGCAGCGTCGTTCTCGTCTCGAAGAAGTAATTCAAAGTCTCGAACCTCCAGAAACTCGCGAGTTAGTGCATCCGATTATCCGCATTTCCAATAACGTCGCACGGGAAACAGCAGAAATTGCTAAGCTCGAACAAGCCGATCTGATTCTATTAGGATGGCATCGCCCAGCTTTTAGCACCAACCGACTGGGGGGAAGAGTTGGACAAATTCTCACTCAGGCATCTGTGGATGTGGCAGTATTTGTCGATCGAGGACGAGAAAGATTGGAAAGTATATTGGTGCCTTATTCTGCTAACGTTCACGACGATCTGGCGCTGGAAATTGCTGTGCGACTGCTTGTCAATCGCGATTTCTGCTATCTGAATGTTTTGCGAGTTGTACAAGAAAGTCAGATTAAAGATTTCAGTTATGAATTTCGTAACGTGATGGAAAGATTGCCAAAGCAAGTGCGCGATCGCATCGATATCCAAGTTATTGAAGCAACGGAACCGATCCCAGCTGTAGTCCAAGCTTCCCAAACGGTTGACCTCACTATTGTCGGTACCAGTCGCGCTTGGGGTATTGAGCGTCAAACCTTGGGAAACTACACTGATGCGCTGGCGATCGATTGTCATTCTTCGCTTCTGATTACCCGCCGCTACAGTCAGGTAACTTCTCACCTCGCCTCTGTACTGGAAACAAACGACAGTAACACAAATGACCAAACTACTAAATTCTCAATCTAAAACCTCAAATCTCAAATTGATATGAGTCATTTTAACTTTAAGTCCTTCACATTTTATGGATTAGCGATCGGTTTCGTTGTGCTTTTGTTTAAAGTTGTTACTACCTACGGTCATAATCTCAAAGCACCTCCCCCGATTCAAGGTCGTTATCGCATCACTGCACAAAACTTACCTAAATGTCTCGAATCTGATGAATTGTTGTTAACTGTTCAGCAATCTGGTATTTATCTCAACGGTTCTTTATTAACAGCAGATAAAAACGTCGAATTGTCAAATGTCACATCTGCATCCCAAACAAGCGTACAGGAAAAACCCTCCCTATTCGGTCTATGGCAAAATCAACAATTCACGCTATCCGGAACTACAAATAAGTTCAGTTCCTGCGAGCGAAAAATCAATGTCAGAATTCAAGCTTTTGTCAAAGGTGAAACCCTCAACGGTAAAATGACTCTAACTTCAGCAGCGCAACCAATAAAATTTACCGCTGAAAGAGAGGCTACCGAGCGCGATAAGGAAAAGTCTTCCAGCCATTAGTCAGTTGTGCCTAGTTCGCATAAAAGAACCAAACAACTAATAACCAAAGATATCATATCCGGTTATACTGCTTGCCTAAAAAAATCGCTCTCTTATCTGTGTTCATCTGTGTTCATCTTTCTTTATCTGTGGTTAAAACTTAACCTGCGACACTCATGTAATACCGATGTAACCGGACTTGATATAACTAATGATAAAATTTAATTTTGTCAAGATAATTACTTATATCCGCAGCCATTTCAGCATTACTACTGGGCTGCTTGGTAACTCGATCGTCAATTGAATAAATTTCGATCGCCTCTTCTTTTCCTTTGACCTTGCTCTTTCCTAACTTGACAAAATTCCATACTCCTGCTGTGCTGTTCTTCACCTCCAACGAGAAAATTAAAGAACGGGAAAGCTTTCTCGTTAAACATTCTAACCTTTGGGCAATATTGACTGCATCTCCTAAAATTGTATAGTCCATTTTGACGTGAGAGCCAATATTTCCTTCTATTACTTCGCCTTGCGCCAAACCAATCCCATTGTACAAAACGCGCAGCGGACTACCTTCTGGTGCAGATATTCTTACTGTTTCTATTTCAGTCAATATATCCAAGCTTGCTTGAATAGCTGCATCAGCTTGTTCGCCTGAAAAATAAGCCATCACGCAATCACCGATAAATTTGGTAATTTCTCCTCCCTTAGCTACAATTATGTTCGTGCAAATAGTAAAATACTGATTGAGTATAGCGACAATTTCCTCGCATGGCAGTTTCTCCACCAAAGTAGAGAAAGACACGATATCGCTAAACAAAATAATCTTTTCTACTTTACGAGGCGGAACTAAAAGAGGATTTGCACCGTTACTGATGATGTTAACAACGGTTGGTTGAGTATATTTTTCTAAAATTCTATAAGACTCGTTTAAAGTCTGCAATAAAGCTCTGATCGGTTTAATAATTAAATCTGTATTTTCGTCAAGATCGATCGTCTGTATTGACCATTCCGGAAATAGCCGTTCTTTGATATCGTGTTCGGTGTTTAAGCATAAAATATCGGTATGTCTGCGATCGCGCAATATTTTCTCATACAATCTATCAATATTTTCTTCATCTCCTTCGAGAATTTGGAAAAATATTCCTTGCGAACACAAAAGTACACCTGTGATGTTTTTGGCTTGATTGTTCGGAGCGGAAACTTTACCAATAGCTTCTATTTCTTTACTAGATAGAGGACGAGCAAATTTACTAATGTATGTCAGCCTTTTCATATTCAAACTCAAATTTAGCAAGTCAAGTATTTCTAAGTATCCTAAAAAGCCAGGTGATGCACTCTGCCATACGTATCGACCTCATTTGTGTAAGGTATCTTGAATTGATATTACAGCATTTAGTCGCCTCTTTTTTAAAGAAAAGTGTAAAGAAATGTCTAGAATTTAAGTTTATCTGTATTTATCTGCTAGAAGAGATTCCAGCGAGTAAAAGCAACCCAAAAATTACCGCAATTGCCAGTACAACTGCCAGCACGATCGCCAGAATCAGCCATGCTGCGATCGCCCACGCCCTTTGATGTGCTTTAAACTCAGAAATACTGCGCCACTGGCGGCTTTTCCACGCCCATTCGTTACCCTTTACCCCCAGCACAATACCCATAACCAGCCACGGCATACCCAGCGAAAATATCAATAATGTAGGATCGATCCAAGCCACCAATCCAATCCAAACCCGATTCGTCAAACACCAGACACCTGGGAGGAAAAAAGCTCCCCAATTCCAACCTTGAATTTCATCCGGCACTTTAATAGAATTATCAAATATACTGCCTTGACCGGAATTATTTGCCAATACAGTTTTTACTTTCGTAACAGCACCCAAACGCGAACTTTGTGCAGATGAATGACCGGTTTCTAAAATTTCCAGAATTTCCTCAGCTGATTGAAAACGCTCGTAAGGCTTGGCAGCAAGCATTCGAGATAGAATCTCCTTTAGCTGACGACTTAGAGAAGGCAGATGTTTATCCCAAATCCAATTCATCGTTTGCGGATCGATCGACTCTTGCGGCTGTTTGCCAGTCATCAAGACAATAGCTGTAACCCCTAAAGCATACAAATCGCTATAAGGTGCCACAATTCCCATTCGTATTTGCTCATCTGGCGCGTAGCCAACTTTACCCAAGCGAGTCGCATTGTCAGATGAAAATCCATCGAGTCCACCTGCTAGTTGCTGGGCTACATTAATAGCAATTCGCTTCACACCGCCCAAGTCAATCAATACCGGCAGTTTGTCGCTGTCACGACAAATAATATTATCAGGAGCAATATCGCGATGGATAATGCCTTGGTGGTGGAGGTAACTTAAAACAGGCAGAAGTTGTCGGAAAAGTTGGATAATTTCCGCTTCGCTAAAGCATTCACCTCGCTGTAATCGCCGATTTAATAGGGATTGATAGGTTTGCCCTTGAATATAATCTTGGACAATGAAAAGTTGTTGTCCCTCCCGAAAGAACTCCCAGAAATGGGGAATTTGGGGATGCTTGAGTTTGTGCAGCATCGCCGCTTCCCTTTCAAACAGTTCCTCGGCTTTATGGAGGTTGTACGTACCTTGGGCAAGTGGGATAAGCTCTTTGATAACGACAGATTCGTTAAATCGATTGATATCCCGCGCTAGGTAAGTCCTGCCAAATCCGCCCTGACCTAGCTGATAGTGGATAATATAGCGATCGCGCAACTTTGTTCCAGGCTGCAATTGTGTTTGAGATGTAGCAACGCCTGTCGTACTGTTGTGCGTGCTTTGCAGAAATTCACCGCAGTACGAACAAAACCGCGCCGCAGCCGGATTTTGATGCCCTTGGCTACAAGTGATAAAACTCATGAAGTTATCGCCCTAACCTCTGCTATCGTAGCTTTTGCCACCCGATGTCTATTAATTCAATGGTAGAAGTAATGATTACAGGTAAGACTAAATTGCTGGGCGTTATCGGAAATCCGATCGAACATTCCCTGTCACCGGTGATGCACAATGCCGCTATTGCCACACTGGGAGTAGATTATGTGTATCTACCCTTTCCAGTTAAACCGGAAGATTTGCAGGTAGCGATCGCAGGTTTTGCCGCTATTGGTACGATCGGCTTTAACGTCACCATTCCCCACAAACAAGCAATCATTCCCCTCCTATCAGAAGTATCGCCGATCGCACGATCGGTCGGAGCCGTTAACAGCGTCTGGCGCACCGATAAAGGTTGGAGTGGCACAAATACAGATGTGGAAGGGTTTTTGGCACCATTGCTGAATCTCTCCCCCTCATCTCAAGAGCGCGATTGGAGTCAGACGACAGC
This region includes:
- a CDS encoding cation:proton antiporter, with amino-acid sequence MHAVIQVLIEVLIVIGLSRLVGLGFRWLKQPLVIGEIVAGIMLGPSLLGLVAPDLAASLFPVETEPYLFVLSQVGLIFFMFLIGLELDPKYLKGNLDIAILTSHVSILTPFSLGSLLALLLYPLLSNASVSFTAFALFLGAAMSITAFPVLARIITENNLQGTRLGTLALTCAAVDDVTAWCLLALAIAVTRTNSMAGAVPTILESLLYIVFMMTVGRWLLKQLATHYERKGRLSQFLLAWIYMAVVASALITELIGIHLIFGAFLLGAAMPKNAGLVRELAEKTEDFVLIFLLPVFFAYSGLRTEIGLLNRPELWLLCLAVLAVAIIGKYVGTYLAARVCGIDNREASALGWLMNTRGLTELIVLNIGLSLGTISPLLFTMLVIMALVTTFMTSPLLEWTYPKELIRLDVIKAEPAIAIPTEAVQPTYRILVPVANPSTQKGLLQVAAAIAGKKLQPAIVHPLSLIELEEDYLFQSTPLEADRLIQQRRSRLEEVIQSLEPPETRELVHPIIRISNNVARETAEIAKLEQADLILLGWHRPAFSTNRLGGRVGQILTQASVDVAVFVDRGRERLESILVPYSANVHDDLALEIAVRLLVNRDFCYLNVLRVVQESQIKDFSYEFRNVMERLPKQVRDRIDIQVIEATEPIPAVVQASQTVDLTIVGTSRAWGIERQTLGNYTDALAIDCHSSLLITRRYSQVTSHLASVLETNDSNTNDQTTKFSI
- a CDS encoding BLUF domain-containing protein; translated protein: MKRLTYISKFARPLSSKEIEAIGKVSAPNNQAKNITGVLLCSQGIFFQILEGDEENIDRLYEKILRDRRHTDILCLNTEHDIKERLFPEWSIQTIDLDENTDLIIKPIRALLQTLNESYRILEKYTQPTVVNIISNGANPLLVPPRKVEKIILFSDIVSFSTLVEKLPCEEIVAILNQYFTICTNIIVAKGGEITKFIGDCVMAYFSGEQADAAIQASLDILTEIETVRISAPEGSPLRVLYNGIGLAQGEVIEGNIGSHVKMDYTILGDAVNIAQRLECLTRKLSRSLIFSLEVKNSTAGVWNFVKLGKSKVKGKEEAIEIYSIDDRVTKQPSSNAEMAADISNYLDKIKFYH
- a CDS encoding serine/threonine-protein kinase; translation: MSFITCSQGHQNPAAARFCSYCGEFLQSTHNSTTGVATSQTQLQPGTKLRDRYIIHYQLGQGGFGRTYLARDINRFNESVVIKELIPLAQGTYNLHKAEELFEREAAMLHKLKHPQIPHFWEFFREGQQLFIVQDYIQGQTYQSLLNRRLQRGECFSEAEIIQLFRQLLPVLSYLHHQGIIHRDIAPDNIICRDSDKLPVLIDLGGVKRIAINVAQQLAGGLDGFSSDNATRLGKVGYAPDEQIRMGIVAPYSDLYALGVTAIVLMTGKQPQESIDPQTMNWIWDKHLPSLSRQLKEILSRMLAAKPYERFQSAEEILEILETGHSSAQSSRLGAVTKVKTVLANNSGQGSIFDNSIKVPDEIQGWNWGAFFLPGVWCLTNRVWIGLVAWIDPTLLIFSLGMPWLVMGIVLGVKGNEWAWKSRQWRSISEFKAHQRAWAIAAWLILAIVLAVVLAIAVIFGLLLLAGISSSR